One Amycolatopsis sp. NBC_00355 genomic window carries:
- a CDS encoding 4,5-dihydroxyphthalate decarboxylase, which produces MTGPELKMGVYRYEHTEPLFDGRVEIDATLETSPLISDVFQRMAEGDLDIAEYGLTYFLRSFDLPGSPFLALPIFPNRNFRHSSVFVNVDSGIERPEDLAGKTVGEFALYGSDPGVWVKGVLADEHGVTPDRIEWVIGGTDHPIPSFDWIPQPVPDGVRVRHAAGDQTLAALLEAGEIDALLSVDVPRSVLDGSTKKIRRLFVDYEAVERDYYRRTGIFPMMHVVALRRELAEVPGLAASVYRAFSQAKDIVQEHYRANAAKQHMAVITPWFSELFAENRALLGEDWWPYGLDANRKAVDTFLRYHHEQGLSRRLLTSEDIFVPGIGAFA; this is translated from the coding sequence ATGACCGGCCCCGAGCTCAAGATGGGCGTCTACCGGTACGAGCACACCGAGCCGCTGTTCGACGGGCGCGTCGAGATCGACGCCACCCTGGAGACCTCACCGCTGATCTCCGACGTCTTCCAGCGCATGGCCGAAGGTGACCTGGACATCGCCGAGTACGGGCTGACCTACTTCCTGCGTTCGTTCGACCTGCCCGGCTCGCCTTTCCTGGCCCTGCCGATCTTCCCGAACCGGAACTTCCGTCACTCGTCGGTGTTCGTGAACGTCGACAGCGGGATCGAGCGGCCGGAAGATCTCGCGGGCAAGACCGTCGGCGAGTTCGCGCTGTACGGCTCCGACCCGGGTGTCTGGGTGAAGGGCGTCTTGGCGGACGAACACGGTGTGACGCCGGACCGGATCGAGTGGGTGATCGGCGGCACCGACCACCCGATCCCGTCGTTCGACTGGATCCCGCAGCCCGTCCCGGACGGCGTGCGCGTCCGCCACGCCGCCGGCGACCAGACTTTGGCCGCCCTGCTCGAAGCGGGGGAGATCGACGCCCTGCTGTCGGTCGACGTGCCGCGGAGCGTGCTCGACGGCTCGACGAAGAAGATCCGCCGGCTGTTCGTCGACTACGAAGCGGTCGAGCGGGACTACTACCGCCGCACCGGCATCTTCCCGATGATGCACGTCGTCGCGCTCCGCCGGGAACTGGCCGAGGTGCCCGGCCTGGCCGCGTCGGTCTACCGGGCGTTCAGCCAGGCCAAGGACATCGTGCAGGAGCACTACCGGGCCAATGCCGCGAAACAGCACATGGCCGTGATCACGCCCTGGTTCAGCGAGCTGTTCGCGGAGAACCGCGCGCTGCTGGGCGAGGACTGGTGGCCCTACGGGCTCGACGCCAACCGCAAGGCCGTCGACACTTTCCTGCGCTACCACCACGAACAGGGACTGTCCCGGCGGCTGCTCACGTCCGAGGACATCTTCGTCCCCGGGATCGGAGCCTTCGCGTGA